A segment of the Rattus rattus isolate New Zealand chromosome 4, Rrattus_CSIRO_v1, whole genome shotgun sequence genome:
gaggaTTGGGATCATCAGTGATTTTACCTATAGTCAATTCTCAGGCCCATGGCtgtggtttcttgagacagggtctcataatGCATCTAAAGCTGGCCTGCAATTTAtaataatcctcctgtctcaataCCCTTattgctggtattacaggtgtgtgtgtgtgtgtgtgtgtgtgtgtgtgtgtgtgtaaatatatatatacacacatatgtacatacatacatacatatgtacaatatatatgtaacacacacacacacacacacacacactgccacacctgGCCATTTTCCCTTTCGCAACAGCGTAGGCTGACTTCTTCCTACTtaagtttcccaagtgctgggatcacaagcgtGGCCAGCTGACGCTGgattttgtggggggagggggacagaccACCTCACATCCTGCCTTCCTGCGCGCACTCTAAGCTCTGGGCACCTCGGTGCACTCACCTGCGAATGGCGGTCCTAGTAAGGCTGAGATGCCATTGGCGCAGATGATGATGCCGTAGGCATTGGCCAAGTGCTCAGTGCCAACCAGGTCCTCCGTCACCACGGGCATGAGGGAGAAATACCCGCTAGAAAACCCAATTAGGGCGCAAATGACAGCCAGGCTGGCGTAGGTGTGCAtcaggggcaggaggaagatgCTGAGGACTAGGGTGAAGTTAGCGATGAGGAAGACGTTCCAGACGCTGATACAGGGGAGGTCCGCCACGGCCCCCAGGATCACCTTCCCGAAGATGTGAAGTATTGCTataatggaggtcagagggaaggCGTCGTTTTGCTCCGACAAGTTATACAGACTGACGATTTCTGGCAGGTGGATGAAAGGGATCACAAAACTGCTGTACGCGAACAGAGCCCAGAAAATAAAGGCTACAAACATGCGGTTGGTGAAGAGCGAGGCTGTCCCAAAATAGCCCGAGTGCCAGTCCCTAAAGCCCCTCTGGACTCGCACAGTGAGCTGACCCACGGTCTTCAGAACCCGGAAGGCACACACGTTCTTCCTGGGATGGGTCTGACCTTGACGCTCCTGTGTTTGAAGGTCACAGACTGTCTCCTCATTCCCAGGCCTTCTGTCCTGTTCTTCAGTCATGTCCAGTGGTCCTCCGGACTTAACAGATTCCGTGGAGTAAGCTGGGAGAGCACATGGCTCTTCCGCTCCCGAGCAGTTTTCTACTTTCTCAGGAGAGAGGGGCCTCATGAGCgccccacaaacacacaagttCAGGGACAGAGCACCTTGGATGAACATGGCATTCCGCCAGCCATATTCTGCACACAGGTACTTCAGCAGCACGGTCATCAGGAACGTCCCAAATCCTGTCCCTGTGGTACTGAGGCCCTGGGCCAGGGCTCGTCTCTTCTGAAAGTACCTTCCCACCATGACCACTGCAGGCAGGTAGGCCATCCCACTGCCGAGGCCTGCAGGTGAGAGGGAAGAAAGTACAAGGCACAATCAGAATAGGGACATAAAGACCACCTGCTGTGTCAGGCAGAATTCCAgtataacaaaatgcctgaggtaatgaacttaaaaagaagaaaggtttattcgGGTTAGCTATTTTAGAGCATTTAGCTCCCTTAGCTCCCGATGCTCTTGGGCATGTCACGGCAGAGCAAAGCTCAAGGTTGCTAAGAAGTCAAGGAGAAGAGGACTAAGGATCTGGctgttggcagagtgcttgccctagCACATGcaaattcccagcaccatgtaaaaATGATcagagttgggctggagagatgactcagaggttaagagcactgactgctcttccacaagtcctgagttcaattcctagcatccgcatggtggctcacaaccatctgtaaaggatctgatgtcctcttctggtgtgtactcacttaaaataagtaaataaaacctttaaaaaaaaatatggtcacAGTGACACTTTATTCCTAACACTagcaagcaaaggcaggaggatcagaacttcaaggtcattctcagttacagaatgagtttgaagccaatatGGGATACATAGGACcatgtttaaaaatgtgtgtgtgtgtgtgtgtgtgtgtgttcccaatTACCTATTTCTTCCACTAGGCACCACTGCCTTTCAACAGCCTGTGTTCATTACACAGCCTTCAGGTACATTTAAGATCCAAAttgtgctgggcagtggtggagcaattaggaggcagaggcaggcagatctctgtgagttcaagaccagtctggtctacagagcaagttccagggcagccagggggacacaacaaaaccctgtctcaaaaaccagaaaaaacaaaaaaacatcaaAGAGAGATTTAAATTGTGACTCCTTCATCCTCTTCCACCATTGTACTTTTCCATTCTAATGAAAGAATAGTAGTATGTAAAGAGGCTCCAAGGAGGGGCGCCAGGAGCAGCTGCCATTCTTCCCATAAGCCTTTGCAGTAGGTTTCCACCAGTAACATCAAAGCAGCCATTTTTCCCATCAGGCTTTGCAGTAGATTTCCACCAATTACATCAGAGCAGCCATTTTTTCCCATCAGGCTTTGCAGTAGGTTTCCACCACCAACAGCAGAACAGCCATTTTCCCCATCCCTCCTGTAAGATCGTGCCAGCCTCACCTACAGAGAAGGGCCTGTCTCAGGCAGgctcagaagaagaaaatgacaagtCCCTTGTCAGAGCACAGTCCATGAAAGAAGCTGTGTGACTTTTTAAGACCTGGTAAGAAAACTTCATGTAAACCAGACAAGAGTCTTGCCATCTCTGTTCCTTCACAACAGGGATTTGTTCTTGGAATGCACTTttgttgccccccccccccgtaccTCCAGGAGTAATAATAGGAGTGGGTTTACTTTAGATTACCCATCATCTTACCCGCTACTATTCAGAAGGATGTTTCCAAACACGACTTTATACAGCCTAAACTTGTGTGACCTTGTCCTTGTGACTGTAAACAGCTTGAGCTCAAGTAACCTTTGCTCACATGACTGCCTCACCCTCAGAATATAAACTGTCCGATGCTTCGAATAAAGGTGGCTATTGCACGAGGCTAGCCTGTCTCTTCTCCAGGCTTCACTCTCCCAGGCCAAATAGATGGGTAACCATCCCTGAGCCTCCTGCCCATGTCAGTGAGGGAAAGACACAGTCCTCAAATTTGGGTCAAACTCTGGATCAATCTTTATTAAGCTCATGATCACAACAGTAGAAATCTAGAATTTCTTAGAATGTAAAATAGAGAAAACAGCCTTTAGAGGCCAGCGAGATAGCTAACAGAATGGAGGAACCTGCtgcccaagcctgacaacctgagtttgagtcccaggatGCAGatggtgaagggagagaactAAATCCTGCAGTgttcttaccacacacacacacacacacacacacacacacacacacacacacacacacacacacacacacacacactctgagatTGGGGGctggaggagatggctcagtggttgggagcattTCTTACTCTGGCAGAGGATCCAGATTGGTTCCTGGCACCTACACAACAGCTTCTAGTGGCCTgaccactccccaccccttcctgacctctgtggtcaCCACATACACTTGTGgttcataaacacacacgcaggcaaaacattcagacacatacaatcaacttttttttaaccactgagagaTAACTCAGTGTTTAATAGCAGGTttggttctcaacacccacagGATGGCTAAcaacacctgtaattctagttccagggatctgacaccctcttctcacctctgagggcactgcactcCTGGGGCACAGTATACATACcttcaaaataactaaaaaaatttttaaaaaatcattccaTGGTGTATCAGCAGGCCCACATCTTCCTCATGTGCTGGTTACCATCTATAACATCTACCTGCTCCTTGAGAAAattaatgaagtaaaaataagaaagtggCACATCTAGATGACTGTTGTATCTTTATGCAAAACCCTAGCTTGATCCTTCAAGAAATGAGAAACGTGCATCGATTTCTGTGCCTAGTGTGGACTTTTgagaccgggtcccttcagaagCTAGCTGCACAAGCTCACCGTTAGACAGACCCTGCACTCATGCCCTTAGCCCCCAGCCCACTTGACCTCAGCAATGCTACCTGGACCGTGAAGGGaaaccttccctcccccacccttccaccccatttgcccctctcctttcccactAGTCCCCCCTCCTCACTTAGTACTTGtctagttttcttcttctacatgtgggtcccagggatgtaATTTGAGGGTGTGAGCCTTGGTGGTGACCATCTCTGTCTACCGAGCCATCTCATTTGCCCAAgacaagtctttttaaaaagaaattaattttgtgtttctttttttttttttttttttttttttttcggagctggggacccaacccagggccttgcgccataggcaagcgcctaccactgagctaaatccccaacccctaattttgtgtttctaaagaaaaaagttttgttttgcttttcaagacagaatttctttgtgtagccttcaTCATCCTGGTGctctctctgtagacctggctgccctcgaactcacagatcagcctgcctcagtttcctaagtgctgggatgaaaggcatgcacTATCTCTCAGCAAAGGTAAAgtctattaaagaaaaaaaaaagcctcctccACTAgtatgtcttaaaaaaaaaaagccctgtgtGGATGAACCACAGGGGATATGCCCAAGAAATGTAGCATGAGGATATTCTGCTGTCTGAGTAACACAAAGCACAtggacaagaagtgcttgcctaacatggacaaggagtgcttgcctaacatggaCAAGGAGTGCTTGCCCACATGTATGAGGACCTTGAGATAGATCCCCGGCACCATGTAAACCGCATATTGTGATACACATCACTAATCCCAGGGCTTGGAAGCTAGAGTACCAAGGTCATTCTTGACACAAATCAGAATTTGAGTACATGAGAgcctggctagcctgggctacatgacagcCAACctgaaaaagagaacaaaaccccaaatctAGGATTTGCATCTCTAGGGGGTGCACTCTTAAGATTCACGTCTCTGTGTGTACAAGCGTGCAGgtgccttggaggccagaggaaggcaggtgTTACCGGAGGTTGTGAACTGCCCAGTGTGGGAGGTGGGAGCTGAACtccagtcctttggaagagcagcactctgaactgctgagcacCTTTCCAGCTTCTAATGGAACAGTTTAAATCAAATCAGAGGgaagcttttaaaaacagaacgACTTAATGACTCTTTATGCCATCACTTAACTTCAACAAATCTCAGCTCACGGCCAATTTTGTAAATACCACATATTATTTGGAAGCAAATGGAGAATATTTTATCGCATGTGTGCATATTTTAGTATAAATCTTCAAATGTAAAAATCGTTTAAATAGCATACTTCTCATATAATTAtctcattggaaaaaaaaaatcccttgataTCACTAAATATCCAGAAGGTGCTCCAGTTTCCAAATGTCTTATGAATGACAGTACGTTCAAACCACAATCCAAGAAAGGTTCATGTTGCTGTTGGTTGATGCCTAGTTTAAGTTTTCAGTCCCTCGACCCCAGCGGCTCTTGCAATTTAATTGCTGCAGACATTGGgtgacttgctctgtagaactcTCATACTCTGGATTTTAATAATGGAGCAAATTAAGTTTACCTATTTTAATCGTAATTCTAatcagggtctcttgtagcccaggcttgtctgGAATTTCAATTAAAGATAGTCTTGAAATTCTGTCCTAGCCAGGTGGTAgagacacacacttttaatcccagtattggagaggcagaaatgggatctctgtgagttcaaggccagcctggtctacagagcaattttccaggacagccagggctacacaaagaaaccctgaattgaaaaacaaa
Coding sequences within it:
- the Slc16a14 gene encoding monocarboxylate transporter 14 is translated as MYTSHEDIGYDLEDDRKAKNKKTLKPHPDIDGGWAWMMVLSSFFVHILIMGSQMALGVLNVEWLEEFHQSRGLTAWVSSLSMGITLIVGPFIGLFINTCGCRQTAIIGGLVNSLGWVLSAYAANVQSLFITFGVAAGLGSGMAYLPAVVMVGRYFQKRRALAQGLSTTGTGFGTFLMTVLLKYLCAEYGWRNAMFIQGALSLNLCVCGALMRPLSPEKVENCSGAEEPCALPAYSTESVKSGGPLDMTEEQDRRPGNEETVCDLQTQERQGQTHPRKNVCAFRVLKTVGQLTVRVQRGFRDWHSGYFGTASLFTNRMFVAFIFWALFAYSSFVIPFIHLPEIVSLYNLSEQNDAFPLTSIIAILHIFGKVILGAVADLPCISVWNVFLIANFTLVLSIFLLPLMHTYASLAVICALIGFSSGYFSLMPVVTEDLVGTEHLANAYGIIICANGISALLGPPFAGWIFDITQKYDFSFYICGLLYMVGILFLLIQPCIQMTGQSGRKCMDSAHV